One segment of Ipomoea triloba cultivar NCNSP0323 chromosome 12, ASM357664v1 DNA contains the following:
- the LOC116000140 gene encoding uncharacterized protein LOC116000140 isoform X1, protein MVRLSWCWIMVESIVIPNGFMKWFYLSFYIHPSFLALLQIFLWITKLYTSLLFFLVFVSKISTFLITKTLSFFNRCFCNNQSHTIIIPNHLTTTNGFKTSLSVVNISAVKIYQQEEEEVWHVLSFNEVFSSPCDPNRQRTTSCSSNSPDSGILNDQFFASSCSEEEDEDDDDDHVFLSSCSSNSPDMGMSTDDQFLASPGFSSSAADDEFEYDEMMAAAGVCNLINSPPAMGDDEETNIDEYNVGEDDDDGHQLYQEVTDPFYNAYLQKMKWFDVLNHDRFFATKAMKNEKHSAARRLGKSLEKDFELVYVAQSCLSWEALHHQFTKVKVEAPHMLFHNSVAERFQKFQIVLERFLEDERCGGTTRHSNYVHSKYSLQTLLLVPQLSGYHNGKRLNEGMKAIEVLKAIEKCIATFWLYVKADTKKLGWSRPALEDPRDLYLLHTLTKLLQKKESALRRVEGKRRCWLRRRAVHMQEEENTELICTKIEMKLIGRVLKLPIISTSHLQWCHHKLSNLEFNKDGSIIRAYTGLLFPS, encoded by the exons ATGGTTAGGCTTAGCTGGTGTTGGATTATGGTTGAATCAATAGTAATCCCCAATGGATTCATGAAGTGGTTTTACTTGAGCTTCTATATCCATCCTTCTTTTCTAGCCCTTCTCCAAATTTTCCTTTGGATCACTAAGCTATACACCTCTCTTCTATTCTTCTTAGTTTTTGTTTCTAAAATCTCCACTTTTCTTATCACCAAAACCCTCAGCTTCTTCAACCGTTGCTTCTGCAACAACCAAAGCCACACAATCATTATTCCAAACCACCTCACTACAACTAATGGATTCAAAACAAGCTTATCAGTAGTCAATATTTCTGCTGTGAAAATCTaccaacaagaagaagaagaagtttggCATGTTCtttcttttaacgaggttttctcctcgccctgtgaccctaaccgacaaaggaccacaagttGCAGCTCCAATTCACCTGACTCTGGGATATTGAATGATCAGTTTTTCGCATCTTCTTGTagcgaagaagaagatgaagatgatgatgatgatcatgtGTTCCTATCGAGTTGTAGCTCGAATTCGCCTGACATGGGGATGAGCACTGATGATCAGTTTCTGGCATCGCCAGGTTTTAGCTCCTCAGCTGCTGATGATGAGTTTGAATATGATGAGATGATGGCTGCTGCAGGTGTTTGTAACTTGATAAATTCGCCACCAGCCATGGGTGATGATGAGGAAACCAATATTGATGAGTATAATGTtggtgaagatgatgatgatggtcaTCAGCTCTATCAGGAAGTAACAGATCCATTCTACAAtgcatatttacaaaaaatgaaatGGTTTGATGTTCTCAATCATGATAGATTTTTCGCTACAA aagcgatgaagaatGAGAAGCATAGTGCAGCAAGAAGGCTAGGAAAGAGCTTAGAGAAGGATTTTGAGTTAGTTTATGTGGCGCAGTCATGCTTGTCCTGGGAGGCCCTACATCACCAGTTCACAAAGGTTAAGGTTGAGGCTCCTCATATGTTGTTCCACAACAGCGTTGCAGAGAGATTCCAGAAGTTTCAGATTGTGTTGGAAAGGTTCCTTGAAGATGAGAGGTGTGGAGGCACAACAAGGCATTCTAATTATGTCCATTCAAAATACTCTCTCCAAACTCTACTCCTTGTTCCTCAACTCTCAg GGTACCATAATGGAAAAAGGTTGAATGAAGGCATGAAAGCAATTGAAGTGTTGAAGGCCATAGAAAAATGTATAGCTACTTTTTGGTTATACGTGAAGGCGGATACTAAGAAACTGGGATGGAGTCGCCCGGCCCTCGAAGACCCAAGAGATTTATATCTTCTACATACCTTAACCAAGTTATTACAAAAG AAGGAGTCAGCGTTGAGAAGAGTGGAAGGAAAAAGGAGATGTTGGTTGAGGAGAAGAGCAGTGCATATGCAGGAGGAGGAGAACACAGAATTAATATGTACAAAGATAGAGATGAAGTTGATTGGGAGGGTGCTCAAGCTTCCCATCATCTCCACTTCTCACCTCCAATGGTGTCACCACAAGCTTAGTAACTTAGAGTTCAACAAAGATGGAAGCATAATTAGGGCATACACCGGCCTCTTGTTTCCTTCTTGA
- the LOC116000140 gene encoding uncharacterized protein LOC116000140 isoform X2, whose protein sequence is MVRLSWCWIMVESIVIPNGFMKWFYLSFYIHPSFLALLQIFLWITKLYTSLLFFLVFVSKISTFLITKTLSFFNRCFCNNQSHTIIIPNHLTTTNGFKTSLSVVNISAVKIYQQEEEEVWHVLSFNEVFSSPCDPNRQRTTSCSSNSPDSGILNDQFFASSCSEEEDEDDDDDHVFLSSCSSNSPDMGMSTDDQFLASPGFSSSAADDEFEYDEMMAAAGVCNLINSPPAMGDDEETNIDEYNVGEDDDDGHQLYQEVTDPFYNAYLQKMKWFDVLNHDRFFATKAMKNEKHSAARRLGKSLEKDFELVYVAQSCLSWEALHHQFTKVKVEAPHMLFHNSVAERFQKFQIVLERFLEDERCGGTTRHSNYVHSKYSLQTLLLVPQLSGYHNGKRLNEGMKAIEVLKAIEKCIATFWLYVKADTKKLGWSRPALEDPRDLYLLHTLTKLLQKESALRRVEGKRRCWLRRRAVHMQEEENTELICTKIEMKLIGRVLKLPIISTSHLQWCHHKLSNLEFNKDGSIIRAYTGLLFPS, encoded by the exons ATGGTTAGGCTTAGCTGGTGTTGGATTATGGTTGAATCAATAGTAATCCCCAATGGATTCATGAAGTGGTTTTACTTGAGCTTCTATATCCATCCTTCTTTTCTAGCCCTTCTCCAAATTTTCCTTTGGATCACTAAGCTATACACCTCTCTTCTATTCTTCTTAGTTTTTGTTTCTAAAATCTCCACTTTTCTTATCACCAAAACCCTCAGCTTCTTCAACCGTTGCTTCTGCAACAACCAAAGCCACACAATCATTATTCCAAACCACCTCACTACAACTAATGGATTCAAAACAAGCTTATCAGTAGTCAATATTTCTGCTGTGAAAATCTaccaacaagaagaagaagaagtttggCATGTTCtttcttttaacgaggttttctcctcgccctgtgaccctaaccgacaaaggaccacaagttGCAGCTCCAATTCACCTGACTCTGGGATATTGAATGATCAGTTTTTCGCATCTTCTTGTagcgaagaagaagatgaagatgatgatgatgatcatgtGTTCCTATCGAGTTGTAGCTCGAATTCGCCTGACATGGGGATGAGCACTGATGATCAGTTTCTGGCATCGCCAGGTTTTAGCTCCTCAGCTGCTGATGATGAGTTTGAATATGATGAGATGATGGCTGCTGCAGGTGTTTGTAACTTGATAAATTCGCCACCAGCCATGGGTGATGATGAGGAAACCAATATTGATGAGTATAATGTtggtgaagatgatgatgatggtcaTCAGCTCTATCAGGAAGTAACAGATCCATTCTACAAtgcatatttacaaaaaatgaaatGGTTTGATGTTCTCAATCATGATAGATTTTTCGCTACAA aagcgatgaagaatGAGAAGCATAGTGCAGCAAGAAGGCTAGGAAAGAGCTTAGAGAAGGATTTTGAGTTAGTTTATGTGGCGCAGTCATGCTTGTCCTGGGAGGCCCTACATCACCAGTTCACAAAGGTTAAGGTTGAGGCTCCTCATATGTTGTTCCACAACAGCGTTGCAGAGAGATTCCAGAAGTTTCAGATTGTGTTGGAAAGGTTCCTTGAAGATGAGAGGTGTGGAGGCACAACAAGGCATTCTAATTATGTCCATTCAAAATACTCTCTCCAAACTCTACTCCTTGTTCCTCAACTCTCAg GGTACCATAATGGAAAAAGGTTGAATGAAGGCATGAAAGCAATTGAAGTGTTGAAGGCCATAGAAAAATGTATAGCTACTTTTTGGTTATACGTGAAGGCGGATACTAAGAAACTGGGATGGAGTCGCCCGGCCCTCGAAGACCCAAGAGATTTATATCTTCTACATACCTTAACCAAGTTATTACAAAAG GAGTCAGCGTTGAGAAGAGTGGAAGGAAAAAGGAGATGTTGGTTGAGGAGAAGAGCAGTGCATATGCAGGAGGAGGAGAACACAGAATTAATATGTACAAAGATAGAGATGAAGTTGATTGGGAGGGTGCTCAAGCTTCCCATCATCTCCACTTCTCACCTCCAATGGTGTCACCACAAGCTTAGTAACTTAGAGTTCAACAAAGATGGAAGCATAATTAGGGCATACACCGGCCTCTTGTTTCCTTCTTGA